A single window of Hyphomicrobiales bacterium DNA harbors:
- a CDS encoding hypothetical protein (Evidence 5 : Unknown function), translating to MKVGCVANVRKNGHRVSQGAFQTAIVPERLTCDLPSAGSHSPAETELVLIELLDLLSRLSSTAACSRGQPGLFQSPIWHPRRVAELPAIRMIADHLRRASRQPV from the coding sequence ATGAAGGTCGGTTGTGTTGCAAATGTCAGGAAGAACGGGCATCGCGTATCGCAAGGCGCATTTCAGACAGCTATTGTCCCCGAACGGCTGACCTGCGACTTGCCCTCCGCAGGATCTCATTCGCCCGCAGAGACTGAGTTGGTGCTCATAGAGCTTTTAGATCTGCTCTCACGTCTGTCGTCAACTGCAGCTTGCAGCCGTGGCCAACCGGGCCTTTTTCAATCACCCATCTGGCATCCGCGCCGTGTGGCAGAGTTGCCCGCAATCAGAATGATCGCAGACCATCTGCGTAGAGCATCCCGTCAGCCGGTCTGA
- a CDS encoding exported hypothetical protein (Evidence 5 : Unknown function), whose translation MTKIIRAALAVSTIFATGLGSSVAAETAMLAALTGGDTLTMIDTTTLKASKPIKITGIAGKIAGIDVRPADGMLYADGLRSF comes from the coding sequence ATGACCAAAATAATCCGCGCCGCGCTTGCAGTTTCCACGATCTTTGCTACCGGGCTCGGCAGCAGCGTCGCCGCGGAGACCGCAATGCTCGCCGCCCTCACTGGCGGCGACACGCTCACTATGATCGACACCACTACCTTGAAGGCCAGCAAGCCGATAAAGATCACCGGCATTGCCGGCAAGATCGCCGGCATCGATGTCAGACCGGCTGACGGGATGCTCTACGCAGATGGTCTGCGATCATTCTGA